CCGCATCGCAGCTAATAAAGGCCAGCATCGTTGCCATGTTGGGCGCGATCATCCCCGAGCCTTTGGCAATGCCGCCGATGCGCACGGGCCGCCCGTCCATCTCGGTCTCGAGTGCGACCGATTTGGTGGCGAGGTCGGAGGTGGCGATCGCGCGGGCCGCCGCCTCAGAGCCCTGGGGCGAGATTGCCGCTACGAGCTGGGGCATGCCGCGGCGCATGGGGGCCATGGGGATGCGCTCACCAATCAGGCCGGTCGAGGCAGGCAGCACGGCCTCGGGCGAGATGCCCAGCGCCTCGGCGGCCAGCCGCACGCTCTCGCGCGCATCCTGCCGGCCTCCTTCGCCCGTCGCGGCGTTGGCCTGACCGGCGTTGCAGAGGATGGCGCGCGCCAGGCCGCGATCTTGCAAGCGTTGGTGGCAGTCGTCCACGCAAGCTGCTCGGACCTGGGAAGCCGTCAGGACGCCAGCGGCGATCGCCTCCGTCTCGGACAGGATTAGGGCCAGATCGGGCTGCCCTGACGCTTTAAACCCAGCGGCGATGCCGGCTGCTTGAAAGCCTTGGGGGGCCGTTACGCCGCCCTCGATTGCCTGCCAATCGGCCATCGCTGTTCCTCCCAGCGCTAGGGGACTGATGGCGTTAAGCTAGTCTGCAGCCGTTGGATGCGTCAAAAGCGCCCCCTAGGCTGTCGCTCGCTTGAGGCTCATTACCGTGCCGGGAACGCGTCGTTGGTTGGTGCCGCTGTTGGCTGGAATCGGGCTCTGGAGCGCCGCGCTGCCGGCTAGCGGTCAAGCACTGCTGCCGCACGCGGCCGAGTTTGAGCCCCAAAAACTGCGCCAGCAAGGGCTGGCCCTGGCGCAGCAGGCCGTGCGGTTGGTGCAACGCGATCACGTCGATCTGGCCCGATCACGGGCGGAGCTGGCAACAGAGCTGGCCCCCGATCGCTTCCAGCCCTGGTTCGTGCTGGGGCGCCTGCAGTTGGCCGATGGCAACCCAGCGGCCAGCGTCGAATCGCTACAAAAGGCGCGCGAGCTAGCGCCCCAAAAAGCCAACGTGCTGTTTGCTCTGGGCTCGGCCCAGTTCCAGCAGGAGAACTACCAAGCGGCCATCGCCGCGCTCCAGCAGGGGTTGGAGCAGCAACCGGAGTCGCCAGAGGCCTTATTCGATCTGGGCAACGCCCAACTGGAGTTGGGCCGCTACGAGCAGGCCATCGCTACCTACGAGCGTGCTCTCGAGTTCAAGGCCGAGTTTTGGCCCGCCATTAACAACATCGGCCTGGCCGAGTACGAGCGCGGCAACCGCCAGGCCGCGATCGCGCGCTGGCAGGCAGCGCTCGATATCGATGCCAACCAGGCCGAGCCGCAACTGGCCATCGCGGTGGCCCGCTACCAGCAGGACCAGCAGGACAAGGCGCTGACCCTGGCGCAGCAAGCGCTGCAGCGCGATGCGCGCTATGCCGATCCGGCCTATTTGCAAAAGAACTTGTGGGGCCAGCGCCTGCTCGCCCACACCCGAGCGCTGTTTGCCGAGCCGCAGCTGCAAGCCCTGCGCGGGCGCCTGCAATCGCCGGAGGCGAGCTCCAGCGGCCAGTCCTAAAACGCTGGCAATTGCCAGGCTGCCAGGCGAGCGCTTAGGCTCGATCGCGTTGCTGGCGGCTGGTTAGGAGAGCGCATGGCACAACAACCCGATTGGGGCAACGGCAGCCAAGTCGTTCCCACCGGACTCTCCCGCGAGATGGAGCAGTCCTATTTGGCCTACGCCATGAGCGTCATTGTGGGGCGAGCCCTGCCCGATGCGCGGGATGGGCTCAAACCCGTCCACCGGCGCATTCTCTACGCCATGCACGAGCTGGGCCTGACCCCTGATCGGCCCTTTCGCAAGTGCGCTCGCGTGGTGGGCGATGTCCTAGGAAAGTACCACCCGCACGGGGACCAAGCCGTCTACGACGCCTTGGTGCGGATGGTGCAAGACTTTGCCAGCCGCTACCCGCTGCTGGCGGGGCACGGCAATTTCGGTTCGGTGGATGACGATCCGCCCGCCGCCATGCGCTACACCGAGACGCGCCTGGCCCCGCTGGGACAGCAGGCGTTGCTGGATGAGGTGAGCGAGGCCACGGTTGATTTTGTCGCCAACTTCGACAATTCCCAGCAGGAACCGCTGGTCCTACCGGCGCGGCTCCCTACCATGCTGCTCAATGGCTGCGCCGGGATTGCGGTGGGCATGGCCACCAACGTGCCGCCGCACAACCTGGGCGAGTTGGTGGATGGGCTGATCGCGCTCATCGATCACCCCCGGCTGCCCGACGAGCGGCTGTGGTCCCTCATTCCGGGGCCCGACTTCCCCAGCGGCGGCGAGATCGTCAACCCTGCCGGGGCCATCGAAGCCTACCGCAGCGGGCGCGGCACCATTACCGTGCGCGGCATCGCCCACTTCGAGCGCATCCGCCCCAGCCAAAAGCGCCGCCAGACTCGGACGGCCATCGTCGTCACGGAGCTGCCGTTTCAGATCAATAAAGCCCAGTGGATCGCCAAGGTGGCCGATTTGGTCAACCGCGGCCGCCTGGAGGGGATCGCCGATCTGCGCGACGAGAGCGATCGCGACGGGATGCGCATTGCCATCGAGCTCAAGCGCGATGCCGATCCCGAAACCGTACTGGCCGAGCTCTACCGCCAGACGCCGCTACAGGCCAATTTTGGCGCCCTGTTTTTGGCCCTGGCCGACGGCCAGCCCATGCAACTATCGCTGCGCCAGCTGCTGGAGCGCTTCCTGCAGTTCCGCGAGCAGACGCTGACGCGGCAGTACCGCCACGAGCTCGAGACGGCGCAGCAGCGCTACCACATCACCGCAGGCTTGCTAACCGCGCTGGAGCAGCTCGATCGCGTCGTGACCGCTTTGCGCGATGCCCCCGACGGCACCACAGCCAGCGCCACCTTGCAGCAAGACCTCGAGCTGAGCGAGGCCCAAGCGGATGCCATCCTGGCCATGCCGCTGCGCCGCCTGACTGGGCTGGAGCGGCAAAAGCTCCAGGCCGAGGCCGACGAGCTGCAGGAACGCATCCAGCGGCTGGAGCGTTTGCTAGCCGACCGCCGCGAGTTGCTCAAAGCCCTCAAGCAGGAGCTGCGCGCCCTCAAGCGCCACTTTGGCGATGCTCGCCGCACGCGCATCGCCAGTGCCGAGGCGGCACCGGCGCTCGAGCTGAGCGCACCGGAACCCGCCCAGGCAGCAGGTAACGCGGAGCCGGATGCCGATGCCATCGTGACGGTCACCTATCGCGGGCGCGCGAGCTGGTCCCCAGCCAGTGCGCCGTCGCCCGCGTTTGAGGACGACGTTGCCATCCTGCGCCAGCGCCTGGGCGAGTGCCGTTCCCTACTTGCCATTGCCGATGACGGTAAAGCCTACGGGCTCGATGTCCGCCAGCTCAGGCAGCAAGGGCAGTCCTGGCTCGAGCAGGTGCCCGAGACCGCCGACGCGCAGGCGCTCGTGCTGCCGCTACTGGATCCCGAGCCGTCGCAAGCGCCGGCGAGCGATTTGGTCTTGCTCACCCAGCAGGGGCGGATCAAACGCCTTGCCCTCACTACAATCGCCGGCGCGAGCCGCCAAGGAAAGGGCGCGATCACGCTCAAATCCGGCGACCGGCTGCAGCATGCCTGCCTGGCCCAAACGGGCCTAGAGTTGGCCGTTGCCACCACCGGCGGGCGCCTGCTGCGCTTGGTCGTGGGCGAGCGGCAACTGCCGGCCATGGGCCGGCTGGCGCAGGGGCATGCCGTCACGCGACTGCGTGCGGGGGAGGGCTTGGCCGGTTGCTGCGCCTTTGGCGCTGGGGCCGACCTGTTGCTGGTCTCCCGGCAGGGCTATGCCAAGCGCCTGCCCGCCACCACCGCCCGCCTCACCGAGCGCGGCAGCATGGGCACGCCCGCGTTTCAGTTCGCCAGCGATGGGGATGCGCTGGCCGGCATGGCGCTGGCCCCGGCGCGCGTGGCGCTGCCTACCGATCACGGGCGCTGGCGGCAGCTGGATAGCAACAAACTTCCCTACAGCGGCAAGGACGGGGCCGGCGAGCGCGCCGTTCGCCTGCGCGCTGGGGAAGCGATCGCGGCGGTGGTCCCCACTGCCCCCAAGTGAGCGGGTCGCCCGGGGCGGGAGGCTAGAATGAGACCGAGCCGCGTTGCTGCAAAAGAGCCCATGACTGCCACTGCGACCGAAACTGCCGTTCAAACGCAGTACGAAGCCATCATCGGCCTGGAGACGCACTGCCAGCTCAACACCGAGACCAAGATCTTTAGCCCCTGCTCCACCGAGTTTGGTGCCCCGCCCAACACCAACATCTCGCCCATTTGCCTGGGCTACCCGGGCGTGCTGCCGGTGCTCAACGAGAAAGTGCTGGCGTCCGCCGTCAAGGCGGGGCTCGCGCTCAACTGCCAGATCGCGCCCGAGAGCAAATTCGATCGCAAGCAGTACTTCTATCCCGATCTGCCCAAAAACTACCAAATCTCGCAGTACGACCAGCCCATTGCCTACGACGGCTGGCTGCCCATCGAGCTGGCCGAGACCGCCGATAGCGACCCCCAGCGCAAAACCATCGGCATCAAGCGCCTGCACATGGAAGAAGATGCCGGCAAGCTCAACCACGTGGGCAGCGGCGATCGCCTCTCGGGGGCCAGCCACTCGCTGGTGGACTACAACCGCGCGGGCGTCCCGCTGCTGGAGATCGTTTCCCAGCCCGATCTGCGCACGGGCCAGGAAGCGGCCGA
Above is a window of Cyanobacteria bacterium QS_8_64_29 DNA encoding:
- a CDS encoding cytochrome c biogenesis factor — encoded protein: MPGTRRWLVPLLAGIGLWSAALPASGQALLPHAAEFEPQKLRQQGLALAQQAVRLVQRDHVDLARSRAELATELAPDRFQPWFVLGRLQLADGNPAASVESLQKARELAPQKANVLFALGSAQFQQENYQAAIAALQQGLEQQPESPEALFDLGNAQLELGRYEQAIATYERALEFKAEFWPAINNIGLAEYERGNRQAAIARWQAALDIDANQAEPQLAIAVARYQQDQQDKALTLAQQALQRDARYADPAYLQKNLWGQRLLAHTRALFAEPQLQALRGRLQSPEASSSGQS
- a CDS encoding DNA topoisomerase IV, which encodes MAQQPDWGNGSQVVPTGLSREMEQSYLAYAMSVIVGRALPDARDGLKPVHRRILYAMHELGLTPDRPFRKCARVVGDVLGKYHPHGDQAVYDALVRMVQDFASRYPLLAGHGNFGSVDDDPPAAMRYTETRLAPLGQQALLDEVSEATVDFVANFDNSQQEPLVLPARLPTMLLNGCAGIAVGMATNVPPHNLGELVDGLIALIDHPRLPDERLWSLIPGPDFPSGGEIVNPAGAIEAYRSGRGTITVRGIAHFERIRPSQKRRQTRTAIVVTELPFQINKAQWIAKVADLVNRGRLEGIADLRDESDRDGMRIAIELKRDADPETVLAELYRQTPLQANFGALFLALADGQPMQLSLRQLLERFLQFREQTLTRQYRHELETAQQRYHITAGLLTALEQLDRVVTALRDAPDGTTASATLQQDLELSEAQADAILAMPLRRLTGLERQKLQAEADELQERIQRLERLLADRRELLKALKQELRALKRHFGDARRTRIASAEAAPALELSAPEPAQAAGNAEPDADAIVTVTYRGRASWSPASAPSPAFEDDVAILRQRLGECRSLLAIADDGKAYGLDVRQLRQQGQSWLEQVPETADAQALVLPLLDPEPSQAPASDLVLLTQQGRIKRLALTTIAGASRQGKGAITLKSGDRLQHACLAQTGLELAVATTGGRLLRLVVGERQLPAMGRLAQGHAVTRLRAGEGLAGCCAFGAGADLLLVSRQGYAKRLPATTARLTERGSMGTPAFQFASDGDALAGMALAPARVALPTDHGRWRQLDSNKLPYSGKDGAGERAVRLRAGEAIAAVVPTAPK